The sequence CTTTGAGAGACCCAGTGAGCGACACTTGCATTTCCGTCTCTTCTGCCAATAGAGATGTAACATTCCCTACGCTGGAGTCCATTTCACTAGGGCAATGCTTCAGTAGTGTTCTGATCGAGTCGTCTCCCACAAGGTGGAACACTGATACGCCGATATCAACTTCTTCGTCGGGTGCTTGGTCTTGAGGACAACGCGAGAGAGCGTCCGCGTTCTGGTTATCTCTTCCTCTACGGTATAAAATCTCCACCCGGCCAATTCCACTCTCGTATATCTTCGACCACCAACGAGCATGCTTTGCACTCGCTGCTGGGTTCTGTAGAACTGCCTTGACAGCTGTGTGGTCTGTGAAAATCTTCACTTGTTGGCCATAAAGGTAAGTTTTGAAATGGGCTAGGGACCAGACAACTGCCAGTGTTTCCAAGTCTGTGATGCCATAGTTTCTCTCAGCTTGAGAGGTGGCTCGACTGGCATATGCCACTGGGTGGGGTAACCCATCTTCTTGTACTTGAGACAGAACAGCTCCCAAACCGGCCACACTTGCATCCGTTTCCAAAATGAAGTCCTTGATGAATGTTGGGTAAGCCAAAACTGGGGCTTTTAGCAAATTCTGTTTCAGGGTGTTGAATGCTGTCTGGCATTCAGGGTCCCAACTAAATCTCGCATTCTTTTTGGTGAGGGCATGCAGAGGACTTGCTATTGTTGCGAAGGAGTTGACAAAGCGTCTATAATAGGATGTCAGTCCTAGGAATTGTCGAACACCAGAGACGCAGGTTGGAACTGGAAACTCCTTTACGGCTTTAAGGTGTCTTTCGGACGTCTTCAGTCCCTGTGGAGTAATCATATGTCCCAAATATTCCACCTCTTGTCGTATGAATTTGCATTTAGCCGGATTCAGTTTCAATCCAGCCGCTAATACTCGGTCCATTACTTTCTTCAGGTGCTGTTGATGTTCCTTGAGCGTTCGTGAGAAAATCAGGATGTCATCGATGTATGCAGACACGAAGTCGGGCTCGCCTTCCTGGTTCAATCCGTCCAAGACCTCTTGAACTAGTCTCTGGAAGACAGCTGGTGCGTTGGTCAGTCCAAAAGGCATGACACAAAATTCGAACAACCCACGATGCGTTACAAAGGCAGTCTTAGGTTGAGAGTTATGTTCGACTTGTATCTGCCAATAGCCTGCAGCCAAATCTAGTGTGGAGAAGTATCTCGAGTCTGCCAGCTGATCCAACAGGTCGTCAATTCGAGGAAGGGGAAATGTGTCTTTCACTGTCACTTCGTTGAGCTTCCTGTAGTCGACACAGAATCGATAGTCACCATTACGTTTCCTCACAAGGATTACTGGGCTTGCCCATGGGCTGTGTGACTTCTTGATGACTCCCGCTTTCGTCATCTTATTCACTTGTCTTTCCACTTCATTTCTGACTACGAACGGCATTCTTCTCGGTGCTTGTCTCCGGGGTTGAGCATCGCCTGTGTCAATCTGCATCTTCACCATCTCCGTTTCTCCCCGTTCACCTTCTTCGAGGCAGAAGGCCGTGTGGTAGTCTTCTAGGAATTTGCAGAACGGTGCTTTATCATTTGGGGGCAGTTGCAGACCAGTGTCGACGTATGTCATTAGCTTCTGCTTCCTCTCAAGGACCTGATCAGACGGCATCGACTGCACAACATGAGCTCGGGGACCAGGATCAAGCTGTCCTTGGTCATTAATCTGCACAGGGGAGATGAGGTCCACTTCGTTGGCCGTGCCCAGTTCGTGGTCCGCAAAGAGCTCTACGGTGAACCCTGTTCTGTTGGTCAGGAGCACGGTGGTGTCTTCTAATCCAGGTTGCACGAGACCTTGCTCCAGATGCATTCCTTGCGCAATCAAAGCCAAGTCTGCCTCTATCAGTATGAGGGCGTCTGGCTTATTTGTGGGGAACTGTACGGTGACAGGTGTCGTCTGTTGAGGTAGCAGCTTTGCTGACCGCACTAGCGACACCTTAACCATAGGTACGTCAGCCGATTCTGTTGGGGGTACGATAGACGGGTGATAGCGAATGATTCCCAATTGCCGGCAGACCCCCTCTGACAGCAGCAGTGGTGTGGATGAGTCCATCTTGATATACACTGGAGTGGACATTGTCTTGTCCTCGAATGAAATGTCCATGCAGCCATGAAGCACGAATGGTCGTTGGTCATAGGTGCGAGGTGTTTTGTCGGCTTTCCGAAAGTTCTTCTTTTTCAGTTTGGCTACTGTGGCCACTGTTTTAAACAGATCCCCGCCCAGAATAGTAATGTTGGCTCCACTGTCTTATGACTCCTTTCACTGGTACACCATGTAGATCAACATTAGCATACATCACTTTGCTCCCTGTATCTCGTACTCTCACTGTCTGCACACTAGACTGGTCATCGTCATCTGAGGACACTAAGTAGTCTATTGGATTCTCTGCAACTGACGCCTCAGGCTGGGTTTGTACTTGTCTGGTTTCGGGGTTTTTCCACTTATGACCTCCGGAGCTCTCTGTCTTCCTCTGACGGCAATCCCGGCTAAAGTGCCCAGGCTGCCTACACACGTAGCACACTTTCCGGCCTGAATTATCTGTACCTGAGCTCTCTCTTGTATATCTATTAGACTGAAATGTCGGTTTATACGCGGGTGGACTCCTGCCACTCTCTAGCTCTTGCCTCTTCTTTAAGGCCATCAGACGTCTCTCTTCCCCTTTTGCTGCAATGCATAGTTGCTCATAGGCCAGGGCTCCTGAGACGGCTGGGGCCTGAACTAACTCATACCTCAAACTGTCTTGTAGTTGGGCATACAGAAGGGCATCTCTGGTCTCTTTAGAGAGTGGTTCCCTACCATAGGCCTCTCTGAATGCCTTTTCTAGACGGGTAATGAACTCACCCACGCCCTCTCTGGGCATCTGGGACATGTGTTTAAATTCCAGTGCTCCCAGCATTCTGCTTCCAGGGTCTAACCGGCTCTGGAGATTCTCCACCGCTGCATCCATGGTCTGCTTCTCGATTGCTTGTAACAGGCCCCATTCTTGTAGAGCCCGCCCACGTAGGTGGCCTGCCAGTTGCAATAGCCGATCTTGGTCTGACCATCCGTTCCAGTCTGCCGCCCTCTCAAACGATGGCAACCAGTCTTTGAATTTGACGCCCCTACTATCCCCCTGGAATGTCTCGACTGGAGGGGCTTTCCCCTTTCTCGGGAGTACGGTCTTTGTTCTAGGGTCCACAATTCTCGATCTCATAGGCGAGCTGGTGTGCGATTCAATGCTGTCTGACCTACTGGCCCTCGCTCGTGGGCGAAGCGCAGGGTACCCTGCTTCCCGTGTGGAAGTCATTTCGGCCAAGCGTTGTTTTAATTCACATATTTCTTCATCTTTTTCACACAAAAACACATCATATTGCATAGCACTATCACAATTAATTTTCCACAATTGCTTATATCTGATCTTTTCATCACCAAGCTTTGCCTGGTAACTACTTACCTCCCCCTCGAGGGAATGTACTCTTTCTTTTGCTGCAGTCAACTCCTCCTGGAGGGCTTCAACCTCCTGTTGTACTGCTGTTAGTTCCTTTTCCAGTTCCCCTTCAGACTCGGTTACGTTCTCAGGGTCCTCTGCCGCTTCCTGGTCCATCGCAGGAGTTTCTTCTTCTTCTGGAATCTCTAAAAAGATTCCCGTTTCGTCCATCAGAGCCATAGAAGATCCAGCTGTGTCTCCGTCCATCAGTACTTGTACGTTCGAAGGCTCTCTACCCCCATCAGACAGTTTTGCGTCTATCATCTGTAGCACCTCGGCAGTGGAAGCTGTGGTGGGGAGCCCCAACTCTGTAGCAATCCTTTTGGTAGCTCTCCCCGTCAGTCTCTTTGAGTTAAGAGGTAGCCGTGTCTCTCTTCCGGACATGACCACGTGGTCTCTAAATTCTGTTCTCCTTGCTGAAAACGTTTGAGAATACCAAGGATATACCTCAGCTACTCTCTGGTCTGTTCTTGACAATCAGCACGCCGATCGGTCCACGATGCTCTTGGATCTCGGCAGGACCTCCACTGTAACAAACTCAACTCTTTCTATCACTTTCAATCATACGTGACATGCCCAGAACACTCATTACATCAAGTAGTTCAATAGTATAATATATTGTCACAATGTTACATTAGTAGAGATAATAGCCAGCCAGTT comes from Halichondria panicea chromosome 7, odHalPani1.1, whole genome shotgun sequence and encodes:
- the LOC135338888 gene encoding uncharacterized protein LOC135338888, whose protein sequence is MSGRETRLPLNSKRLTGRATKRIATELGLPTTASTAEVLQMIDAKLSDGGREPSNVQVLMDGDTAGSSMALMDETGIFLEIPEEEETPAMDQEAAEDPENVTESEGELEKELTAVQQEVEALQEELTAAKERVHSLEGEVSSYQAKLGDEKIRYKQLWKINCDSAMQYDVFLCEKDEEICELKQRLAEMTSTREAGYPALRPRARASRSDSIESHTSSPMRSRIVDPRTKTVLPRKGKAPPVETFQGDSRGVKFKDWLPSFERAADWNGWSDQDRLLQLAGHLRGRALQEWGLLQAIEKQTMDAAVENLQSRLDPGSRMLGALEFKHMSQMPREGVGEFITRLEKAFREAYGREPLSKETRDALLYAQLQDSLRYELVQAPAVSGALAYEQLCIAAKGEERRLMALKKRQELESGRSPPAYKPTFQSNRYTRESSGTDNSGRKVCYVCRQPGHFSRDCRQRKTESSGGHKWKNPETRQVQTQPEASVAENPIDYLVSSDDDDQSSVQTVRVRDTGSKVMYANVDLHGVPVKGVIRQWSQHYYSGRGSV